From a region of the Alnus glutinosa chromosome 1, dhAlnGlut1.1, whole genome shotgun sequence genome:
- the LOC133858738 gene encoding uncharacterized protein LOC133858738 produces the protein MGELHSLAYTSSSLGWDFHNLGVPNADTMSLVMDGKAPFYSPLESDFSTGYLEDALLEFGDRTKRRRLLLYTNTTTESDHHSNSSKSYWNSNCPWGIMSESINELLSDEPTGTSISEEAANIMGDPEDQAPEATDSSSSSYRDLASTKSINKETLFSIGSSGGSCDKKNKKVINTAGVVYPFAVVKPGGVEGDITLNDINERILMAPTRPVRHPVGDFACRPCVSPDGPGLSGKAVVALTRIQTQGRGTITIIRTKG, from the exons atgggtgaGCTTCACTCCCTGGCTTACACTAGCTCTTCCCTAGGCTGGGATTTCCACAACCTCGGAGTTCCCAACGCAGACACAATGTCTTTAG TTATGGATGGAAAAGCACCCTTCTACTCACCTCTTGAATCTGATTTCTCCACCGGCTATTTGGAAGACGCTTTGCTCGAATTTGGCGACCGAACCAAACGAAGACGCTTGCTCTTGTATACTAATACTACCACCGAATCCGATCATCATAGTAATAGCTCCAag agcTACTGGAATTCAAACTGTCCATGGGGAATTATGTCAGAGAGTATCAATGAATTACTCTCAG ATGAGCCTACGGGCACATCAATCAGCGAGGAAGCTGCAAATATTATGGGAGACCCAGAAGATCAGGCCCCTGAAGCTAcagattcttcttcatcttcttacAGAGACCTCGCTAGCACCAAGTCCATCAACAAGGAAACCCTATTCTCCATAGGTTCTTCAG gaGGGTCATGCGataagaaaaacaagaaggtgaTTAATACAGCTGGGGTCGTGTATCCATTTGCAGTGGTGAAACCAGGAGGTGTTGAAGGCGACATAACCTTAAACGACATAAACGAGAGGATCCTAATGGCACCAACAAGGCCGGTTAGGCACCCGGTGGGGGACTTTGCATGTCGGCCATGTGTGTCCCCCGATGGTCCTGGGCTTTCCGGGAAAGCTGTGGTGGCCCTTACCAGAATACAGACGCAAGGGAGAGGCACAATCACTATTATCAGAACTAAAGGTTAA